GAAGGGGAGGTTCGTGAAGTTCGCCAGACTGGCCGCTGCTGCTTGCCTGGGCCTGGCGATGGCGGGATGTGCGGAGCACCCGGACGTTCCCACGCCTCCCGAGCCCTCCGCGGTGGCCAAGCAGGCCGCCGAAGCGCCGGCGTCGTCCTCGTTCACCTCGTTCGGCGCGCAGCGGGTGTGGTCCAACGGCATGGCCATCACCGTGTCGCCGCCCACCTCGCTCAAGCCGAGCGACACGTCCTTCCCGCAGTCACCGCGGGCCGCGGTGTTCACGTTGACCCTGGTCAACGGGACCAAGGCGGCCTACCGGACCAGCCAGCTGTCGGTCCGCGCGCTGGTCGCCGGCCAGCCCGCGGCCGAAGTGCACGACTCCGTGCAGGGGCTGAACGGTGTCGGCGCCGCCGTCAACGAGGTCGCGCCGGGCGCGGAAACCGTGCTGACCGTGGCGTTCGCCGTGCCCGCCGACCCGGTGCGGCTGCAGCTCGTGGTCGAGCCGAACGGCGCCAACCAGGAGCCGAGCGCGACGTTCGAGGGCGTCGCCTGACCTTGTAGCGTCTGCGGGCATGACCGAGCAGAAGCGCCTGGCACCGGGCGACAAGGCCCCGGCGTTCACGCTGCCCGACAGCGAGGGCAAGCCCGTCTCGCTTTCCGACTACCTCGGCCGCTCCGTGGTCGTCTACTTCTACCCGGCCGCCGGCACGCCGGGCTGCACCAAGCAGGCGTGCGACTTCCGCGACAACCTGGGCGAGCTGGCCTCGTCGGGCTACGAGGTCGTCGGCATCTCGCCGGACAAGCCCGCGAAACTGGCGAAGTTCGTCGAGGAGGAGGGCCTGACCTTCCCGCTGCTGTCCGACGTCGACCGCTCGGTGCTGGCCGAGTGGGGCGCGTTCGGGGAGAAGCAGAACTACGGCAGGACCGTCATGGGCGTGATCCGCTCGACGTTCCTGGTCGACCCCGAGGGCAACGTGAAGAAGGCCATGTACAACGTGCGCGCGACCGGCCACGTCGCCAAGCTGCTGCGCGAACTGCCCGCCTGATCACCCGTCCGCCCGATTGCCGCCTCCCCTCCCCTGCCCGAACCCGTCGGGACGGGCGGGGAGGGTGTCATCTACGGCTGAGCCAGCTCGCGCAGGTGCGGCAGCAGGAGGCGCAGGGCGCGGCCCCGGTGGGAGATCTCGTCCTTCTGGTCCGGGGTCAGCTCGGCGGAGGTGACGTCGTGGCCCTCCGGCTGGAAGATCGGGTCGTAGCCGAAGCCGTTCGTGCCGCGCGGCTCGCGGGTGATGGCGCCGCGCCACTCGCCGCGCACGACGGTCTCGTTGCCCGGTCCCGCCACGAACGCCGCCGTGCAGACGAACGCCCCACCGCGCCGCTCGTCCGGGACGTCGCGGAGCTGGCCCAGCACCAGGTCCAGGTTGGCCTGGTCGTTGCCGTGGACGCCGGACCAGCGGGCCGACAGCACGCCCGGCATGCCGTTCAGCGCGTCGA
This genomic window from Saccharothrix sp. HUAS TT1 contains:
- the bcp gene encoding thioredoxin-dependent thiol peroxidase, translated to MTEQKRLAPGDKAPAFTLPDSEGKPVSLSDYLGRSVVVYFYPAAGTPGCTKQACDFRDNLGELASSGYEVVGISPDKPAKLAKFVEEEGLTFPLLSDVDRSVLAEWGAFGEKQNYGRTVMGVIRSTFLVDPEGNVKKAMYNVRATGHVAKLLRELPA
- the rdgB gene encoding RdgB/HAM1 family non-canonical purine NTP pyrophosphatase, which gives rise to MKLLLASRNKKKLGELRRILLAEGLDGIEVLGLDDVPEFPEAPETDPTFEGNALAKARDAFNATGLPSVADDSGIAIDALNGMPGVLSARWSGVHGNDQANLDLVLGQLRDVPDERRGGAFVCTAAFVAGPGNETVVRGEWRGAITREPRGTNGFGYDPIFQPEGHDVTSAELTPDQKDEISHRGRALRLLLPHLRELAQP